The following are encoded together in the Pseudidiomarina andamanensis genome:
- a CDS encoding aminotransferase class V-fold PLP-dependent enzyme, whose amino-acid sequence MVTPVQIRPKTAEIYLDCNATTPVLPQIAQAVEHVMEHVFGNPSSSHITGLQARYILDNTRRLGRQVIGAPRGRVFFTSGATEGIQTAVLSALTAARNSTNLGGKRWLLYGATEHKAVPQALEHWNKLLQLNAELKPIPVDKRGKLDLQFIAEHVGAAHMICTMAVNNETGVMQDLKALEDVIRAENTTVPWMVDCVQALGKQSLQLSETTIDYAPFSGHKLYGPKGIGFMYVRESAPFTPLIIGGGQEQGQRSGTENLPGIAALHALFELLLNNEQQVFQSHAVLEEYREKLLNALRSVFPTLVLNHELADSVPTTLNFSVRGVPSRDIMDVFDAANIRVSSGSACSSGVTRSFVLDAMGLEAWRSSSAIRLSFGPATSAATIDAACARIRDAAMALRQSCLLVSDTNEDVDSNLDGVVQLRFDSHCCYLLIDKAAGEMAVIDPVPELAERIERLVACQNYRVKAVLTTEAQAPDSPAAMLAQLLCASGCSAQRDAVGWPLDAVGGCEAPVECQVEVFGCLRVGKRRLYRVGTREPLFLLSSPLIDDASTPHVDFAFIGEQDDVAQLMKAVHEQTLLLARRDDAFRVVEKLCEVSGDCVPCQLIDVSLEQQQEWLAQPETLVVDVREQQEHQVRQLSVDAEVINVPLTRLAQFIYSHRAQYKQRPIVCVCRSGHRSAVAAQVLARHGFEQVSHLSGGTALLIEADARDKAIFAN is encoded by the coding sequence ATGGTTACACCGGTACAAATTCGCCCGAAAACGGCTGAAATTTACCTTGATTGCAACGCAACAACACCGGTGTTACCTCAGATAGCTCAAGCTGTTGAACACGTGATGGAACATGTGTTCGGAAACCCTTCCAGTAGTCATATTACCGGCCTTCAGGCTCGCTATATTCTCGACAATACACGTCGACTCGGACGCCAAGTCATTGGCGCACCGCGCGGACGCGTGTTCTTTACCAGCGGTGCTACCGAAGGTATTCAAACTGCTGTTTTGTCTGCCTTAACTGCTGCACGGAATAGCACGAACTTAGGCGGTAAACGCTGGTTACTCTATGGCGCGACCGAGCACAAAGCCGTGCCGCAAGCGCTTGAGCACTGGAATAAATTACTGCAACTGAATGCTGAATTGAAACCGATACCCGTAGATAAACGCGGTAAGCTAGATCTGCAGTTTATCGCGGAGCATGTTGGTGCCGCGCATATGATCTGTACTATGGCCGTGAATAATGAAACGGGTGTGATGCAAGATCTAAAAGCCTTAGAGGACGTAATTCGCGCTGAAAATACGACCGTGCCGTGGATGGTTGACTGTGTTCAAGCACTCGGGAAGCAATCGCTTCAGCTCAGCGAGACAACCATTGATTATGCACCTTTTAGTGGCCACAAACTTTATGGCCCTAAAGGCATTGGTTTTATGTATGTTCGTGAAAGTGCGCCGTTTACACCATTGATTATTGGTGGTGGTCAGGAACAGGGGCAACGTTCAGGAACTGAAAACCTTCCAGGCATAGCGGCTTTACACGCGCTGTTTGAGTTGTTGTTAAATAATGAGCAGCAAGTTTTTCAGAGCCACGCAGTGCTTGAAGAATATCGGGAAAAATTACTGAACGCATTGCGTAGTGTATTTCCAACCTTGGTGCTGAACCATGAGCTTGCGGATTCAGTGCCAACCACGTTGAATTTCTCAGTGCGAGGTGTGCCGTCGCGCGACATTATGGACGTGTTCGATGCGGCAAATATTCGTGTCAGCTCTGGTTCGGCGTGTAGCTCTGGCGTTACCCGAAGTTTCGTTCTTGATGCAATGGGTTTGGAGGCGTGGCGCTCTAGTTCAGCCATTCGTCTTTCATTCGGTCCTGCCACTTCAGCGGCTACCATTGATGCTGCGTGCGCACGCATTCGTGATGCGGCAATGGCATTAAGACAATCTTGTCTATTAGTTTCTGATACCAATGAAGATGTTGATAGCAACCTTGATGGGGTCGTTCAACTTCGCTTTGATAGCCACTGTTGCTATTTACTTATTGATAAAGCTGCCGGTGAAATGGCAGTGATTGATCCAGTTCCTGAGCTAGCTGAACGCATTGAACGATTAGTAGCGTGCCAGAATTATCGTGTGAAAGCCGTATTGACCACCGAAGCACAAGCGCCTGACAGCCCTGCAGCGATGCTCGCCCAGTTGCTATGTGCCAGTGGATGCAGTGCGCAGCGAGACGCGGTTGGCTGGCCATTAGATGCGGTTGGTGGATGCGAAGCGCCCGTTGAATGCCAAGTTGAGGTGTTCGGATGTCTGCGGGTCGGTAAACGTCGCTTATACCGTGTTGGTACGAGAGAACCATTGTTTTTATTAAGTTCACCGCTGATTGACGATGCATCGACGCCCCATGTTGATTTCGCGTTTATTGGCGAGCAAGACGACGTTGCGCAATTGATGAAAGCGGTACATGAGCAAACCCTCTTGCTTGCTCGTCGTGATGATGCGTTTCGAGTCGTTGAGAAGCTATGTGAAGTTTCAGGTGACTGTGTGCCGTGCCAGCTTATTGATGTATCGCTGGAACAACAGCAAGAGTGGTTGGCGCAGCCAGAAACCTTAGTCGTTGATGTGCGTGAGCAACAAGAGCATCAAGTACGTCAACTATCGGTTGATGCAGAAGTGATCAATGTACCATTAACGCGCTTAGCTCAATTTATTTACAGCCATCGCGCGCAGTATAAACAACGCCCAATTGTTTGTGTGTGTCGTTCGG